In a genomic window of Nocardia fluminea:
- a CDS encoding HicB family toxin-antitoxin system codes for MTTYQIDVSRDDRWWMIRIPQLDGVNGNIEGLTQARRYADITKEATDYICTVADVAPSTVELAITAHVGGTDVTAAAEEVSQARAEAARQEAHAMKVATATARRLAADGVPVRDIGAVLGVTFQRASQLANS; via the coding sequence ATGACCACCTACCAGATCGATGTGTCCCGAGACGACCGCTGGTGGATGATCCGAATCCCGCAGCTGGACGGGGTCAACGGCAATATCGAAGGTCTCACCCAGGCACGCCGCTACGCCGACATCACCAAGGAAGCAACCGACTACATCTGCACGGTCGCCGACGTGGCTCCCTCGACCGTCGAACTCGCGATCACTGCCCACGTGGGTGGCACGGACGTGACAGCCGCCGCGGAAGAGGTCTCGCAAGCACGCGCGGAGGCAGCCCGCCAGGAAGCGCACGCCATGAAAGTCGCGACGGCGACCGCCCGGCGATTGGCTGCCGACGGCGTGCCGGTCCGCGACATCGGCGCCGTCCTCGGGGTCACATTCCAGCGGGCATCACAGCTGGCCAATTCCTGA
- a CDS encoding sterol carrier family protein, whose translation MAGRNVVDPAEVRAAVLGVGEWLRDPGLPVPGRRELGAAVKGTVRALAGSAPGHSVEVRVPPFVAVQCIEGPRHTRGNPPNVVETDARTWLLLATGLLAFDDAVRAGVVSASGTRAGEIAGWLPIVPLPASTDPAAE comes from the coding sequence ATGGCTGGACGGAATGTGGTCGATCCCGCGGAGGTGCGGGCGGCGGTGTTGGGTGTGGGGGAGTGGTTGCGGGATCCGGGGTTGCCGGTGCCGGGGCGGCGGGAGTTGGGGGCCGCGGTGAAGGGGACGGTGCGGGCCTTGGCGGGGAGTGCGCCGGGGCATTCGGTGGAGGTACGGGTGCCGCCGTTCGTGGCGGTGCAGTGCATCGAGGGGCCTCGGCATACGCGGGGGAATCCGCCGAACGTGGTGGAGACCGATGCTCGGACCTGGTTGTTGCTGGCTACGGGGCTGCTCGCGTTCGACGACGCGGTGCGGGCGGGGGTGGTGAGTGCGTCGGGGACAAGGGCCGGGGAGATCGCGGGATGGCTGCCGATCGTGCCGCTGCCCGCGTCGACCGACCCGGCTGCCGAATAG